From Sphingomonas bisphenolicum, one genomic window encodes:
- a CDS encoding NAD(P)/FAD-dependent oxidoreductase — MKLTPYWHDTAPTFLGTEKGPLEGDYDVAVVGGGFTGLSASIALAKKGARVILLEAGRLGGCASGRNGGMCNNGFAQDYAGMVGRLGADATKRLYQSFNTAVDTVERIVREEAIDCDFRRVGKLKMAAKPAHYDKLARSQELMAQGADPDAYMVSRQDMPSEVGTDRYFGGLIFPKSAAMHMGKFAHGLATAAARYGVRLHENSPVTGMKRLNGHAHSLSTPSGQVTAKQVLLATGTSAVGPLSYFRRRIVPVGAFLIVTEPLSQARLDSLLPHRRNATDTRNFVSYFRVTPDNRLLFGGRARFAKSNPRSDMKSGAILQRSMIEIFPSLSDVRIDYCWGGMVDMTADRLPRAGEHDGLFYSMGYSGHGTQMSTYMGQIMAEVMDGNTAANPWRDFDWPAIPGHFGPTWFLPFVGAYYKLQDILH, encoded by the coding sequence ATGAAACTCACCCCCTATTGGCACGACACCGCTCCCACCTTCCTGGGCACGGAAAAGGGTCCGCTCGAAGGCGACTATGATGTGGCGGTGGTGGGCGGCGGTTTTACCGGCCTTTCCGCGTCGATTGCGCTGGCGAAAAAAGGCGCGCGCGTCATCCTGCTGGAAGCCGGGCGGCTGGGCGGATGCGCGTCCGGGCGCAATGGGGGCATGTGCAATAACGGCTTTGCGCAGGATTATGCCGGCATGGTCGGCCGTCTTGGCGCCGATGCCACCAAACGCCTTTACCAGAGCTTCAACACAGCGGTCGATACGGTCGAACGCATCGTCCGCGAAGAAGCGATCGACTGCGACTTCAGGCGCGTCGGGAAGCTCAAGATGGCGGCCAAACCCGCCCATTATGACAAGCTGGCGCGGTCGCAGGAACTGATGGCGCAAGGCGCCGATCCGGACGCCTATATGGTGTCCCGTCAGGACATGCCGTCTGAAGTCGGCACCGACCGCTATTTCGGCGGCCTCATCTTTCCCAAAAGCGCGGCAATGCATATGGGCAAATTCGCCCATGGCCTGGCGACCGCAGCGGCGCGCTATGGCGTTCGGTTGCATGAGAATAGTCCGGTCACCGGCATGAAGCGCCTGAACGGTCATGCCCATAGCCTGTCCACACCATCGGGCCAGGTCACCGCAAAGCAGGTGCTGCTGGCGACGGGCACCTCGGCCGTCGGGCCGCTATCCTATTTCCGCCGTCGCATCGTGCCGGTCGGCGCCTTCCTGATCGTCACCGAACCTTTGTCGCAGGCACGGCTGGACAGCCTGTTGCCGCATCGCCGCAACGCGACCGACACGCGCAATTTCGTCAGCTATTTCCGCGTCACGCCCGACAATCGCCTGCTGTTCGGCGGTCGGGCGCGCTTCGCCAAATCCAACCCCCGGTCGGACATGAAGAGCGGTGCCATCCTCCAGCGATCGATGATCGAGATATTCCCCAGCCTGTCCGATGTCCGGATCGATTATTGCTGGGGTGGCATGGTCGACATGACGGCCGACCGCCTGCCGCGCGCGGGTGAACATGACGGCCTGTTCTACTCCATGGGTTATAGCGGGCACGGCACGCAGATGTCGACCTATATGGGCCAGATCATGGCTGAGGTGATGGACGGCAACACAGCGGCCAACCCGTGGAGAGATTTCGACTGGCCCGCCATTCCAGGGCATTTCGGTCCGACATGGTTCCTGCCGTTCGTCGGCGCCTATTATAAATTGCAGGACATATTGCACTGA
- a CDS encoding GNAT family N-acetyltransferase — protein sequence MSDTDRDLDGALALSQAVRWPYRRDDWRVALDLGQGLLAEADGEIVASTFWWSYGDAFATCGIIIVSPAMQGRGLGRALMDTMLEATSDRTLLLNSTAEGHRLYKSFGFSDIGTVHQHQAQMPAARAPFPTGPVRRAQASDLPAIAKMDAHAFFGAERTRLIETFARIGTAAVIERNGVIDGFALCRPFGFGHAVGPVVAATAADARLLIGHFIAEKAGQFLRVDITGDSGLGDWLTTQGLPEVGNVTTMIRGQRPPIVGPGRIYALASQSFG from the coding sequence ATGAGCGATACGGATCGCGATCTCGATGGCGCGCTGGCGCTGTCGCAGGCGGTACGCTGGCCCTATCGTCGGGACGACTGGCGCGTCGCCCTGGACCTCGGCCAAGGCCTGCTGGCGGAGGCGGACGGCGAGATCGTCGCCTCCACATTCTGGTGGTCTTATGGCGACGCCTTCGCCACCTGCGGCATCATCATCGTGTCACCTGCGATGCAGGGCCGTGGACTGGGACGGGCACTGATGGACACCATGCTCGAAGCGACCAGCGATCGGACACTTCTGCTGAACTCGACCGCAGAGGGGCATCGCCTCTACAAAAGCTTCGGATTCAGCGATATTGGCACCGTTCACCAGCATCAGGCGCAGATGCCTGCTGCGCGCGCCCCGTTCCCGACCGGACCCGTCCGACGGGCGCAGGCCAGCGACCTGCCCGCTATCGCTAAAATGGATGCGCATGCTTTCTTCGGCGCGGAGCGGACCCGTTTGATCGAGACGTTCGCCCGCATCGGCACCGCGGCGGTCATCGAACGCAATGGCGTGATCGACGGCTTCGCCCTGTGTCGGCCCTTCGGCTTTGGTCATGCGGTCGGGCCGGTCGTCGCGGCAACGGCAGCTGATGCCCGGTTGCTGATCGGTCATTTCATCGCAGAGAAAGCAGGCCAGTTTCTGCGCGTCGATATCACCGGCGACAGCGGCCTTGGCGACTGGTTGACGACGCAGGGCCTGCCGGAAGTCGGCAACGTCACCACCATGATCCGGGGGCAGCGCCCACCCATTGTAGGGCCCGGCCGTATCTATGCTCTTGCAAGCCAGTCTTTCGGTTGA